Proteins encoded together in one Micromonospora kangleipakensis window:
- a CDS encoding VOC family protein encodes MHNGVQAQVPVLYVSDADAARRFYAVFGYSEQRSGGDGESRWSYLQCGELTLLLAAVTPRLIIVELPLLIYFYVDDLTATLQRLTAAGHAVERVGYPEHAPGGECRTADPDGNVVVFGQRRAVPGQARVEQPGEARFSLIRQAAEAANRRGGAPAHCQIGGPRGEACPEPAEVKLADSWGDTVWGCMAHADEALLNARGAFLANEDGTGLGPFLQARQPQSEPAAQG; translated from the coding sequence GTGCATAACGGAGTGCAGGCTCAGGTACCGGTGCTGTACGTCTCGGACGCCGACGCCGCCCGGCGGTTCTACGCGGTCTTCGGTTACTCCGAGCAGCGCTCCGGCGGCGACGGCGAGTCCCGCTGGTCGTACCTGCAGTGTGGCGAGCTGACCCTGCTGCTGGCGGCGGTGACGCCGCGCCTGATCATCGTCGAGCTGCCCCTGCTGATCTATTTCTACGTCGACGACCTGACGGCGACGCTCCAGCGGCTGACCGCCGCCGGGCACGCCGTCGAGCGGGTCGGCTACCCCGAGCACGCCCCGGGCGGGGAGTGCCGGACCGCCGACCCGGACGGCAACGTGGTGGTCTTCGGGCAGCGCCGGGCCGTACCCGGGCAGGCCCGGGTCGAGCAGCCCGGCGAGGCGCGCTTCTCGCTGATCCGTCAGGCCGCCGAGGCGGCCAACCGCCGGGGCGGCGCCCCGGCTCACTGCCAGATCGGCGGCCCGCGCGGCGAGGCGTGCCCGGAGCCGGCCGAGGTGAAGCTCGCCGACTCGTGGGGCGACACCGTGTGGGGCTGCATGGCGCACGCCGACGAGGCGCTGCTGAACGCCCGCGGCGCCTTCCTGGCCAACGAGGACGGGACGGGCCTCGGGCCGTTCCTCCAGGCCCGCCAGCCACAGTCGGAGCCCGCCGCCCAGGGCTGA
- a CDS encoding ABC transporter ATP-binding protein, producing MSLRRVGRLFAAHRRPLAVVVAIIVASSVIAMASPFLLRTVIDRALPERDLTLLVWLVLGMVAVAAVTSVLGVVQTWISTRVGQEVMHRLRADVFAHLHRQSIAFFTRTRTGEVQSRITNDIGGMQTVVTSTATSIAANLTTVVATAVAMVALSWRLSLVSLVVLPPAIWLTRRVARMRREITAQRQRELADLNVTIEEGLSISGVQLSKTLGAGPKLVERFTASSARLVDLELRSELAGRWRMAAMSVIFAAIPAVIYLSAGLPATAGTLSIGTLVAFTALQGGLFRPLMGLLNVGVSLTASLALFARIFEYLDLPVEVDDPARPVAVDPARVRGHLRFEDVTFSYPGSDTAAVAGVSLDIPAGTSLALVGETGSGKSTLAALITRFHDPAAGRVTIDGVDLRDLRLADLAAVVGVVSQETYLLHTTVRENLRYARPDATDAEIEAAARAAQIHDLIAGLPDGYDTVVGSRGHRFSGGEKQRLAIARTLLRDPRILVLDEATSALDTETERAVQRAFDALSEGRTVVTIAHRLSTVRDADQIAVIDHGRIVESGTHQSLLDRAGRYAALAA from the coding sequence GTGTCGCTGCGCCGGGTCGGCCGGCTCTTCGCCGCCCACCGCCGGCCGCTGGCCGTCGTCGTGGCGATCATCGTGGCGTCGTCCGTCATCGCGATGGCGTCGCCGTTCCTGCTCCGTACCGTGATCGACCGGGCCCTGCCGGAGCGCGACCTGACCCTGCTGGTCTGGCTGGTCCTCGGCATGGTCGCCGTCGCGGCGGTGACCTCGGTGCTCGGCGTCGTGCAGACCTGGATCTCGACCCGGGTCGGGCAGGAGGTGATGCACCGGCTGCGCGCCGACGTCTTCGCACACCTGCACCGCCAGTCAATCGCCTTCTTCACCCGCACCCGCACCGGCGAGGTGCAGTCCCGGATCACCAACGACATCGGTGGCATGCAGACCGTCGTCACCTCCACCGCCACCTCGATCGCGGCCAACCTGACCACGGTGGTCGCCACCGCCGTCGCCATGGTGGCGCTGAGCTGGCGGCTGTCCCTGGTGTCCCTGGTGGTGCTGCCCCCGGCGATCTGGCTGACCCGCCGGGTGGCCCGGATGCGCCGCGAGATCACCGCGCAGCGGCAGCGGGAGCTGGCCGACCTCAACGTGACCATCGAGGAGGGGCTGTCGATCAGCGGCGTGCAGCTCAGCAAGACCCTCGGCGCCGGGCCGAAGCTGGTCGAGCGGTTCACCGCCTCCTCGGCCCGGCTGGTCGACCTGGAGCTCCGCTCCGAGCTGGCCGGCCGCTGGCGGATGGCCGCGATGAGCGTCATCTTCGCCGCCATCCCGGCGGTCATCTACCTCAGCGCCGGCCTCCCGGCGACCGCCGGCACCCTCAGCATCGGCACCCTGGTCGCCTTCACCGCCCTCCAGGGCGGGCTGTTCCGGCCGCTGATGGGGCTGCTCAACGTGGGCGTCTCGCTGACCGCCTCGCTGGCGCTCTTCGCCCGGATCTTCGAATACCTGGACCTGCCCGTCGAGGTCGACGACCCGGCCCGGCCGGTCGCCGTCGACCCGGCCCGGGTGCGCGGCCACCTGCGCTTCGAGGACGTCACCTTCAGCTACCCGGGCAGCGACACCGCCGCCGTCGCCGGCGTCAGCCTGGACATCCCGGCCGGCACCAGCCTGGCGCTGGTGGGGGAGACCGGCTCCGGCAAGAGCACCCTCGCCGCGCTGATCACCCGGTTCCACGACCCGGCCGCCGGCCGGGTCACCATCGACGGCGTCGACCTGCGCGACCTGCGCCTGGCCGACCTGGCCGCCGTCGTGGGCGTGGTCAGCCAGGAGACCTACCTGCTGCACACCACCGTGCGGGAGAACCTGCGGTACGCCCGGCCGGACGCCACCGACGCCGAGATCGAGGCCGCGGCCCGCGCCGCGCAGATCCACGACCTCATCGCCGGCCTCCCCGACGGGTACGACACGGTCGTCGGCTCCCGCGGCCACCGCTTCTCCGGCGGCGAGAAGCAGCGCCTGGCCATCGCCCGGACGCTGCTGCGCGACCCCCGCATCCTGGTGCTGGACGAGGCGACCAGCGCGCTGGACACCGAGACCGAACGCGCCGTGCAGCGCGCCTTCGACGCCCTGTCCGAGGGCCGCACGGTGGTGACGATCGCGCACCGGCTCTCCACCGTCCGCGACGCCGACCAGATCGCGGTGATCGACCACGGCCGGATCGTCGAGTCCGGCACCCACCAGAGCCTGCTCGACCGCGCCGGCCGGTACGCGGCGCTGGCCGCCTGA
- a CDS encoding MarR family winged helix-turn-helix transcriptional regulator, with protein MTGDDEESLAELFWAVARRLRHQSRRTLEPWEINPGHARALAVLLRHGPLRLSTLAEHLHIAPRSTTEVVDGLEERGLVERRPDPDDRRATLVAPTAEGTRVGTAIRAARDAEADRFFGDLGAADRADLARILRTLRD; from the coding sequence GTGACCGGGGACGACGAGGAGAGCCTGGCCGAGCTGTTCTGGGCGGTGGCCCGCCGGCTGCGCCACCAGTCCCGCCGCACCCTCGAACCGTGGGAGATCAACCCCGGCCACGCCCGGGCCCTGGCCGTGCTGCTGCGGCACGGCCCGCTGCGGCTGAGCACGCTCGCCGAGCACCTGCACATCGCCCCGCGCTCGACCACCGAGGTGGTCGACGGGCTCGAGGAACGCGGCCTCGTCGAGCGCCGGCCCGACCCCGACGACCGGCGCGCCACCCTGGTCGCGCCGACCGCCGAGGGCACCCGGGTCGGCACCGCCATCCGCGCGGCCCGGGACGCCGAGGCGGACCGCTTCTTCGGCGACCTCGGCGCGGCCGACCGGGCCGACCTGGCCCGCATCCTGCGTACGCTGCGCGACTGA
- a CDS encoding DUF559 domain-containing protein, with amino-acid sequence MNGVLQLLVDHGGRLVTRGLAVQVVPESTLRAACHAGRLLRVLPEVYVHTRLVPPRPHADLPLLARLSPELARRAVLAYADGRGALSSLTALDLWDLRGQPPGEPVHLDVPADSGLRTRPHLVVHHRQGFTAEPPHAITRRGLPVVRLERALVDAWPLLPPIDRPAPLIRAVNERLTTPERVDAALGTVPKLTGRAELRTLLARLTAGCRSPLEIWGHDHVFTGPDMPAFRRQVRIQARRRTIYLDLYAERERVDIELDGATTHGDRRQREIDLRRDALLATLGILVVRFAHRRLVHETDEVRREILAILASRRRDA; translated from the coding sequence GTGAACGGTGTGCTCCAGTTGCTGGTGGACCACGGTGGCAGGCTGGTGACCCGGGGGCTGGCCGTCCAGGTCGTGCCGGAGTCGACGCTGCGGGCCGCCTGCCACGCCGGCCGGCTGCTCCGCGTGCTGCCGGAGGTGTACGTCCACACCCGCCTGGTCCCGCCCCGGCCGCACGCCGACCTTCCCCTCCTCGCCCGCCTGAGTCCCGAGCTGGCTCGGCGCGCCGTGCTCGCCTATGCGGACGGGAGGGGTGCGCTGAGCAGCCTCACCGCCCTCGACCTGTGGGATCTGCGCGGGCAACCCCCAGGCGAGCCGGTGCACCTGGACGTGCCGGCCGACTCCGGTCTCCGCACCCGGCCCCATCTCGTGGTGCACCACCGCCAGGGTTTCACGGCCGAGCCGCCGCACGCGATCACCCGTCGCGGCCTCCCGGTCGTACGGTTGGAACGCGCACTGGTGGACGCGTGGCCGCTGTTGCCGCCAATCGATCGCCCCGCCCCGCTGATCCGGGCGGTCAACGAGCGGCTGACCACGCCCGAGCGGGTCGACGCGGCCCTCGGGACCGTGCCGAAGCTGACCGGCCGGGCCGAGTTGCGGACGCTGCTCGCGAGGCTCACCGCCGGCTGCCGCAGCCCACTGGAGATCTGGGGGCACGACCATGTCTTCACCGGCCCAGACATGCCCGCCTTTCGGCGGCAGGTACGGATCCAAGCCCGGCGACGCACCATCTACCTCGACCTCTACGCGGAACGCGAGCGGGTCGACATCGAGCTCGACGGCGCCACCACGCACGGCGATCGTCGACAGCGCGAGATCGACCTGAGGCGGGACGCGCTGTTGGCCACGCTCGGCATCCTGGTGGTGCGGTTCGCGCACCGCCGGCTGGTGCATGAAACCGACGAGGTACGTCGGGAGATCCTCGCGATCCTCGCCAGCCGTCGTCGTGACGCCTGA
- a CDS encoding TetR/AcrR family transcriptional regulator: MIDVDADAPAARMDGRAARAERTRGAIVEAHLALIDEGDLKPTGERIAERAGVSLRTLWTNFKDMETLYAATGQRVRERQEAQFRPIPPEWPLGRRIAEFCAQRVEMLEVLAPTARAAALREPFSPQLRRNRGGAIARARGELELVFGPELTQVGEGRERLLDALTVASTWAAWSMMRDAMGLDVEAARAILTRTVGALLVDAIAASLR; encoded by the coding sequence ATGATCGACGTGGACGCCGACGCGCCGGCAGCCCGGATGGACGGGCGGGCCGCGCGCGCGGAGCGCACCCGCGGCGCCATCGTCGAGGCGCACCTGGCGCTGATCGACGAGGGGGACCTCAAGCCCACCGGGGAGCGCATCGCCGAACGCGCGGGGGTGTCGCTGCGCACCCTGTGGACCAACTTCAAGGACATGGAGACCCTGTACGCCGCGACCGGGCAGCGGGTCCGGGAGCGACAGGAGGCGCAGTTCCGCCCGATTCCGCCGGAGTGGCCGCTCGGCCGGCGGATCGCCGAGTTCTGCGCCCAGCGCGTCGAGATGCTGGAGGTGCTGGCGCCCACGGCCCGCGCCGCGGCGCTGCGCGAGCCGTTCTCGCCGCAGTTGCGGCGCAACCGTGGGGGCGCCATCGCCCGGGCGCGCGGCGAGCTCGAGCTGGTCTTCGGCCCGGAGCTGACGCAGGTGGGGGAGGGGCGCGAGCGGCTGCTCGACGCGCTGACCGTGGCGAGCACCTGGGCGGCCTGGTCGATGATGCGCGACGCGATGGGGCTGGACGTCGAGGCGGCCCGGGCCATCCTGACGCGGACCGTCGGCGCGCTGCTCGTCGACGCCATCGCCGCCAGCCTCCGCTAA
- a CDS encoding ABC transporter substrate-binding protein, with protein MHPTARRVLAAAAGLALLVGASACANDEQQAAENVPGVTDTEVVIGTHQPLTGPAAPGYSRISAATKAYFEHVNSKGGVNGRKIVYKVMDDGYNPANTDNVVRKLVLDDKVFALLGGLGTPTHTNVLEFVKAQKVPDLFVSSGSRNWNQPDKYPTTFGWQPDYTVEGKILATFVKQQFPGAKVCHFGQNDDFGRDSLVGVEKVLGPVAAKQTYTTTNQQVGPAIGALKAAGCQVVISASIPGFTALAMGQAAGQGFKAQWVVSNVGADYTTLAKQLGDKKVILEGLIADNYLPMSNDPADPWIQAFTKIHQQYNAANPIDGNAVYGYSMAYTFVQALLTAGKDLTREKLVEAVRKGGFTGPGLTPFRYSADVHAGYSGVRMNKVTGGVQSYFGPTWTTDDGDGEVKEFSGTPTAPPADAIPTT; from the coding sequence ATGCATCCCACCGCACGCCGCGTACTCGCGGCCGCCGCCGGCCTCGCGCTGCTGGTCGGCGCTTCGGCCTGTGCCAACGACGAGCAGCAGGCCGCCGAGAACGTCCCGGGCGTCACCGACACCGAGGTGGTGATCGGCACCCACCAGCCGCTCACCGGCCCCGCCGCCCCCGGCTACTCCCGGATCTCCGCCGCCACCAAGGCTTACTTCGAGCACGTCAACAGCAAGGGCGGGGTCAACGGCCGGAAGATCGTCTACAAGGTGATGGACGACGGCTACAACCCCGCGAACACCGACAACGTGGTCCGCAAGCTCGTCCTCGACGACAAGGTCTTCGCGCTCCTCGGCGGGCTCGGCACCCCCACCCACACCAACGTGCTGGAGTTCGTGAAGGCCCAGAAGGTGCCCGACCTCTTCGTCTCCTCCGGCAGCCGGAACTGGAACCAGCCCGACAAGTACCCGACCACCTTCGGCTGGCAACCCGACTACACGGTGGAGGGCAAGATCCTGGCCACCTTCGTGAAGCAGCAGTTCCCCGGTGCGAAGGTCTGCCACTTCGGGCAGAACGACGACTTCGGCCGCGACTCCCTCGTCGGGGTCGAGAAGGTCCTCGGACCGGTGGCGGCCAAGCAGACGTACACCACCACCAACCAGCAGGTCGGCCCGGCGATCGGGGCGCTGAAGGCGGCCGGTTGCCAGGTGGTGATCTCGGCGAGCATCCCCGGCTTCACCGCCCTGGCCATGGGCCAGGCCGCCGGCCAGGGATTCAAGGCGCAGTGGGTGGTCTCCAACGTGGGCGCGGACTACACCACGCTCGCCAAGCAGCTCGGCGACAAGAAGGTGATCCTGGAAGGGTTGATCGCCGACAACTACCTGCCGATGTCGAACGACCCGGCCGACCCGTGGATCCAGGCGTTCACGAAGATCCACCAGCAGTACAACGCGGCCAACCCGATCGACGGCAACGCCGTCTACGGCTACTCGATGGCGTACACCTTCGTGCAGGCGCTGCTGACGGCCGGCAAGGACCTCACTCGCGAGAAGCTGGTCGAGGCGGTGCGCAAGGGCGGCTTCACCGGGCCGGGCCTCACCCCGTTCCGGTACAGCGCGGACGTGCACGCCGGCTACAGCGGCGTCCGGATGAACAAGGTCACGGGCGGCGTGCAGAGCTACTTCGGTCCGACCTGGACCACCGACGACGGTGACGGCGAGGTCAAGGAGTTCAGCGGGACGCCGACCGCGCCGCCGGCGGACGCGATCCCGACGACCTGA
- a CDS encoding branched-chain amino acid ABC transporter permease, with translation MTATEVSPDPRPTRPSPLRRLLPGPPGAAGARGSTLLRHLVLAVLAGTAVVLLTNQLAPYQNLQVARVCAFLCVTAGYTVLVGLNGQLSLGHGALMATGAYTVALMQQGFDERAVQGRWILPLSLLLAVVVTAAAGLVIGLAAARLRGPYLAGVTLAVATLVPAITTIFTDVFNGEQGLRFPMETPPAFLGAYFQPERWLAWVALLAALLTMLLMANLVRSRFGRSLRAVRDDEVAARLAGIHVARNQVLAFVVSAACAGLGGGVYAVLTATVAPGKFSLDLSLFLLMAIVIGGLGSLAGAVWGAILLVALQDLPSLITETFTLPSGLAQRLEGNLALAVFGLILIVVMLAAPGGLHGAARALTARLRARRRAARR, from the coding sequence GTGACCGCGACCGAGGTCTCCCCGGATCCCCGGCCCACCCGGCCGTCGCCGCTGCGCCGGCTGCTGCCCGGCCCGCCCGGCGCCGCCGGGGCGCGCGGGTCGACGCTGCTGCGCCACCTGGTCCTGGCGGTGCTCGCCGGCACGGCGGTCGTGCTGCTGACCAACCAGTTGGCGCCGTACCAGAACCTCCAGGTCGCCCGGGTCTGCGCGTTCCTCTGCGTGACCGCCGGCTACACCGTCCTGGTCGGGCTCAACGGCCAGCTCTCCCTCGGGCACGGGGCGCTGATGGCGACCGGCGCGTACACGGTCGCCCTGATGCAGCAGGGCTTCGACGAACGGGCGGTGCAGGGCCGGTGGATCCTGCCGCTGTCGCTGCTGCTCGCCGTCGTGGTGACCGCGGCGGCGGGCCTGGTCATCGGGCTGGCCGCCGCCCGGCTGCGCGGTCCGTACCTGGCCGGCGTCACCCTCGCCGTCGCGACCCTGGTCCCGGCGATCACCACGATCTTCACCGACGTGTTCAACGGCGAGCAGGGGTTGCGCTTCCCGATGGAGACGCCGCCGGCGTTCCTGGGCGCGTACTTCCAACCGGAGCGCTGGCTGGCCTGGGTCGCGCTGCTCGCCGCGCTGCTCACGATGCTGCTGATGGCGAACCTGGTGCGCAGTCGGTTCGGCCGGTCGCTGCGCGCCGTCCGCGACGACGAGGTGGCCGCCCGGCTGGCCGGCATCCACGTCGCCCGCAACCAGGTGCTCGCCTTCGTGGTGAGCGCCGCCTGCGCCGGGCTCGGCGGTGGCGTGTACGCGGTGCTCACCGCGACCGTAGCGCCGGGCAAGTTCTCCCTCGACCTGTCGCTGTTCCTGCTGATGGCGATCGTGATCGGCGGGCTGGGCAGCCTCGCCGGCGCGGTCTGGGGAGCGATCCTGCTGGTGGCGCTGCAGGACCTGCCGAGCCTCATCACCGAGACCTTCACCCTGCCGTCGGGCCTGGCCCAGCGGCTGGAGGGCAACCTCGCCCTCGCCGTGTTCGGTCTGATCCTCATCGTCGTCATGCTCGCAGCCCCGGGCGGCCTCCACGGCGCCGCCCGCGCGCTCACCGCACGTCTCAGGGCACGTCGCCGGGCCGCGCGCCGCTGA